The Microbulbifer sp. YPW1 genome contains a region encoding:
- a CDS encoding transposase — protein MPHHVVQRGHNREAVFLADEDYQYYRDNLFEWKDKLGIKLYAWCLMTNHVHLLVEPGDRAESISLLMKRVAGRQAAYVNKLEGRRGSLWEGRFKASVVQAESYFLACCRYIELNPVRAGMVRGPRQYKWSSYRERVGADLNFVLDSHTELQRLGRSGAERVAAYKEFVKACVSSDELAFLSEAWSRNQLTGNSRFVDEIERRIGLRVEHRRPGRPRMEID, from the coding sequence ATGCCACATCATGTTGTGCAGCGTGGGCACAATCGCGAGGCGGTGTTTCTTGCGGATGAAGATTATCAGTATTACCGGGACAACTTGTTCGAGTGGAAGGATAAGTTGGGGATCAAGTTGTATGCCTGGTGTTTGATGACCAACCATGTCCACCTGCTGGTGGAGCCGGGGGATCGGGCGGAATCGATTTCATTGTTGATGAAGCGGGTTGCCGGTCGGCAGGCGGCTTATGTAAACAAGCTGGAAGGTCGCCGAGGTTCCCTGTGGGAAGGGCGCTTCAAGGCGAGCGTGGTTCAGGCCGAGTCGTATTTTCTGGCTTGTTGCCGGTATATCGAGCTGAACCCGGTGCGCGCCGGTATGGTGCGCGGGCCACGACAATACAAGTGGTCCAGCTATCGCGAGCGGGTTGGGGCTGATTTGAATTTTGTACTCGACAGCCACACAGAGCTGCAGCGACTCGGGCGCAGTGGTGCAGAGCGGGTGGCAGCGTATAAAGAATTTGTAAAAGCCTGCGTGTCGTCGGACGAGCTGGCTTTCTTGAGTGAGGCCTGGTCTCGCAACCAACTGACTGGTAATAGCCGGTTTGTCGATGAGATCGAGCGCAGGATAGGGCTCCGAGTTGAGCATCGCCGGCCCGGACGGCCGCGAATGGAAATAGATTGA
- a CDS encoding putative Ig domain-containing protein, whose translation MLQRWGILAAFWICTLGVPAVATAQEEALCAEVRIEILQELTLERQGFEAIMRITNSLDTYSIEDIAISVNFADADGNSVTATSDTSASDAAFFIRIDDTQSVNSLVTGDNGEVTDAVINAGNVGEFRWLIVPTANAAGETDNGELYFVGATLSYSYGGKEEVVEVAPDSIVVKPQPLLTLDYFLTEEVVGDDAFTTEIEPPEPYTLGVRIDNSGYGAANKVKIESAQPRIVDNEQGLAIDFTITKSFVENQAAQPSLLIDFGEIDPNGMKAGRWIMESTLSGKFTSFNASFTHADELGGELTSLIEATNAHLLVRDVKVDLAGRDAVPDFLAYGTDGNYYVYESQNTGADLALCKSCAEVLALSYSLGSESGGTRVLFGAAEAGFGFVKVADPYGGAKVLHKVVRDDGKQLDAANYWTSKERAENKVDFNHYLNVFDFGSTGSYTLYFVDASAVPQAPVIQAILDRSTHEGSQVGFLVQSSDPNGTVPQLSATSLPAGATFNDGGDGTGIFRWQPAIGQAGNYVVSFTATDGELSSQRAVNIAVNPADDTDGDGLSDAWEMEHFGNLDRDGTGDYDEDGRTDAQEEEVGSDPTVPEVAPGAPQIASPVYDGEVLNGASSLLPTLTITNGEHAPEMIVAYQFEVYADEAMLDKVAESTQAEGSATTSWTVANTDLLSGKAFADNTLYYWRARAITQVVEGSGDVPVASEWQASRFFVNTANDAPGAAAIVAPAVNAIVADLRPTLVVAHAVDLDRDTLSYGFDLFHESDLENPIAQVSGLLPGGNFQTKWQVPNPLQEDNAYVWNAWVQDAHGARTDSAIGTFLVSTQNNKPVAPTVVAPSGALQGWLPNNGVALRVRNGIDPEQQPLTYHFEVDTLSSFDSAGKLSSGPVAETAQETAWTVEGLQEDTTYYWRAKVSDGAVDSDWVTASFSVNAGNAAPPTPSLQNPGDSAVVETLRPLFEVNPVIDPDGDTVQYRFEVYSDAALTLLVASQLQAGTQWTPGFDFDDNTHYYWRASAEDGNGGVSDWTDVNTFAVNENGINDAPTISLVLPDSEITLAEPEILIQWQDADPDSSASVSIYYLYEGSGRTLIAEDIAEDADGAGDQYLWDASGLLPGNYSLQLEITDGESTVVADGCCNIVVPSQTKRITATPTTDLLTDEAGTVIAAVDVVLDQPLQAGTSLTLNVSVSDTSEARLLGENYLQFTADNWNTPQTVQLQGVDDCEVDGNRPFNLVFQPAQSDDSAYSGYLLDSIELVNADSEVAGQTLFICQYALEQDVPVAGGTDVDSHYLVTLNNTGVGLVDASATLTLLPSPDLNYSASVISGGTQAFANIAAGASAQGNEALVIRHPASQTVDFAKFAWSIQSGDSLTNVEGDSGHNTLQGTEGADTIDGKSGNDTIFGGDGDDVIIGGAGTDKLYGEAGNDTFVIEGNDGHADRIEGGDGFDQIVGGGGDDAIRLSVFSGAATVERIDGSTGFNAIYGTSAHNTLDFSNTELVNIDFIDGLAGNDTIYGSSSNDKIIGNTGSDKLYGNAGDDIFIIEGNDSGYDRVEGGTGFDQVIGSDGDDWFRFSVFSGNARVEAIDGGAGVNQILANSANNTLDFRDISLINISRIDGAAGNDTIYGSSTADTIIGGMGSDKLYGEGGDDRFLLTPGDTGFERYDGGAGDDWILGTTADDTIRLSVFSGNARVEVIDGGGGMNRILANSANNTLDFSETQLVSIDSIDAGKGNDTVKGSESADIIIGGEGSDLIYGNGGADTFHVTEGDTGFDHYQGGEGIDRLLGTDGDDEIRLSVFSGNGRVEIIDGGSGTNRIVASTANNTFDFSETQLLNIAEIDMGAGNDTVYGTDGADRIIGGIGSDKLYGNDGDDVFVATAGDSGYDRYEGGDGFDTLLATADDDVLRLSAFSGNARVERIDGGAGSNTLRANSANNTLDFRGTELVSIALIDAAAGNDTIYGTDLADVIEGGVGSDNVYGEAGDDLFLLTEGDTGFDSYRGGTGIDSLRGTPGDDIFRFSAFAGEASVEIVDGNGGTDIILATSANNTLDFSSTQLIGISSIDAGAGNDTVYGSSAADTIIGGLGSDYLDGGSGDDTFLFTEGDTGSDRYSGGEGFDQLLGTDGDDDMLFSAFSGAATVERIDGKLGVNRILSNSANNTLDFSSAEILNISEIDAGAGNDTVKGTSGNDVIVGGTGSDQLYGNAGDDIFIHTAGDTSYDRYEGGEGNDTLQGTDGDDDFRLSAFSGNATVEVIDGKDGSNRIVGSSANNTFDFRNTSLVNISLIATQSGNDTVYGTGVSDTIEGGLGSDNLYGEGGDDIFLITAGDTGYDRYAGGDGIDEVLGTTGSDLIRLAAYAGASTVERINGNGGQDIIQGTTGNNTLDFSTTELLGIAEIDAAKGNDTVLGSPGDDTIRGGEGTDTLYGNAGADIYIFARGDGADSIRDSGSSEGDTLYLEGAITPEDVWIVRNGSHLDIYLLAGPETIKIVNWQSLDNRIEAISTESGALLPFDKIDALANTLMSIGIPVAGVINLDAEQQAQVAEAIQLAWQ comes from the coding sequence ATGTTGCAGCGTTGGGGGATTCTGGCGGCGTTTTGGATCTGCACACTGGGTGTGCCGGCTGTCGCCACAGCTCAGGAAGAGGCGCTCTGCGCTGAGGTGCGTATCGAGATTCTTCAGGAACTGACGCTGGAGCGTCAGGGCTTTGAGGCGATCATGCGCATTACCAATAGCCTGGATACCTATTCCATTGAGGATATCGCCATCTCGGTGAATTTCGCAGATGCCGATGGCAATAGCGTGACCGCTACCTCGGACACCTCCGCCAGTGATGCGGCCTTCTTTATCCGTATCGACGATACCCAGAGCGTTAATTCCCTGGTGACCGGAGATAACGGCGAGGTGACCGATGCGGTGATCAATGCCGGCAACGTGGGCGAGTTCCGCTGGTTGATTGTCCCCACCGCCAACGCCGCCGGTGAGACAGATAACGGCGAGCTGTACTTCGTAGGCGCCACACTCTCCTACAGCTACGGTGGTAAGGAGGAGGTAGTGGAAGTAGCCCCGGATTCCATTGTGGTAAAACCCCAGCCACTGCTGACTCTGGATTACTTCCTCACCGAAGAGGTCGTCGGTGACGATGCGTTTACGACTGAAATTGAACCCCCGGAACCCTATACCCTGGGTGTCCGTATCGATAACAGCGGCTACGGCGCCGCCAACAAGGTCAAAATCGAGTCGGCCCAGCCCAGAATTGTCGATAACGAGCAGGGCCTGGCAATCGACTTTACCATTACCAAAAGCTTCGTCGAAAACCAGGCCGCACAGCCCAGCCTGCTGATCGACTTTGGTGAAATCGATCCCAATGGCATGAAAGCCGGCCGCTGGATCATGGAGTCCACGCTCTCCGGTAAATTTACCTCGTTTAATGCCAGCTTTACTCACGCCGATGAACTCGGCGGTGAATTGACCTCCCTGATTGAAGCCACCAATGCCCACCTGCTGGTGCGGGATGTAAAAGTAGACCTCGCCGGGCGTGACGCCGTACCAGACTTCCTGGCCTACGGCACTGACGGTAATTATTACGTGTACGAAAGCCAGAATACCGGTGCCGATCTGGCGCTGTGCAAAAGCTGCGCCGAGGTTTTGGCGCTCAGCTACAGCCTGGGTAGCGAGAGTGGCGGTACTCGAGTGTTGTTCGGCGCAGCGGAGGCGGGCTTCGGTTTTGTGAAAGTGGCGGATCCTTATGGCGGAGCCAAGGTGCTGCACAAAGTCGTGCGTGATGATGGTAAACAGCTGGATGCTGCCAATTATTGGACCTCGAAAGAGCGTGCGGAAAACAAGGTCGACTTCAATCACTATCTCAATGTGTTCGACTTCGGTAGTACCGGCAGTTACACCCTGTATTTCGTGGATGCCAGCGCGGTGCCCCAGGCCCCGGTGATCCAGGCGATTCTGGACCGCAGCACCCACGAGGGCAGCCAGGTCGGCTTTCTGGTGCAGTCATCAGATCCCAACGGCACCGTGCCGCAACTCAGTGCAACCAGTCTTCCTGCGGGTGCCACTTTTAACGACGGCGGAGATGGCACCGGCATCTTCCGCTGGCAGCCAGCCATCGGTCAGGCGGGCAATTATGTTGTCAGCTTTACCGCAACGGACGGCGAACTCTCGAGCCAGCGTGCCGTCAATATCGCGGTCAACCCGGCGGATGATACCGATGGCGATGGTCTGAGTGACGCCTGGGAGATGGAACACTTCGGCAACCTGGACCGGGACGGTACCGGCGACTACGACGAGGATGGCCGTACCGATGCCCAGGAAGAAGAAGTCGGCAGTGATCCCACGGTGCCGGAGGTGGCTCCGGGTGCACCGCAAATTGCCAGCCCGGTATACGACGGTGAAGTGCTTAACGGCGCCAGCAGTTTGCTGCCGACCCTCACCATTACTAACGGCGAACACGCACCGGAAATGATCGTTGCCTACCAGTTCGAGGTTTACGCGGACGAGGCGATGCTCGACAAGGTGGCCGAATCAACTCAGGCCGAGGGCTCGGCGACGACCAGCTGGACGGTGGCCAATACAGACCTGCTATCGGGCAAGGCCTTTGCCGATAACACTCTCTATTACTGGCGTGCTCGGGCCATCACCCAGGTGGTAGAGGGCAGCGGAGACGTGCCGGTTGCCTCGGAATGGCAGGCGAGTCGCTTCTTTGTCAACACTGCCAACGATGCACCCGGTGCCGCGGCCATTGTAGCGCCGGCGGTCAACGCCATCGTCGCGGACCTGCGCCCCACACTGGTGGTCGCCCACGCAGTGGATCTGGACCGCGATACGCTCTCCTATGGTTTTGACCTGTTCCACGAGTCGGATCTGGAAAACCCCATCGCCCAGGTATCCGGCCTGTTGCCCGGTGGTAACTTCCAGACCAAATGGCAGGTCCCCAATCCGCTACAAGAAGACAATGCCTATGTGTGGAACGCCTGGGTGCAGGATGCGCACGGCGCGCGAACCGATAGCGCTATTGGTACCTTCCTGGTCAGTACCCAGAATAACAAACCGGTAGCGCCAACTGTCGTCGCTCCAAGCGGTGCCCTGCAGGGGTGGTTGCCGAACAACGGTGTGGCCTTGCGGGTACGCAATGGCATTGACCCCGAGCAACAACCACTCACTTATCACTTTGAAGTGGACACCCTGTCGAGTTTCGACAGTGCTGGCAAGCTGTCATCCGGTCCGGTTGCGGAAACCGCGCAGGAAACTGCTTGGACGGTGGAAGGGCTGCAGGAAGACACCACCTATTACTGGCGCGCCAAGGTGAGTGACGGTGCTGTGGATAGCGATTGGGTAACCGCCAGTTTCAGCGTGAATGCTGGCAACGCCGCGCCGCCGACCCCCAGCCTGCAAAACCCCGGCGACAGTGCCGTGGTCGAGACGCTGCGTCCACTGTTTGAAGTTAACCCCGTGATTGACCCGGACGGCGATACGGTGCAGTACCGGTTTGAGGTTTACTCCGATGCCGCACTAACTTTGCTGGTGGCCAGCCAGTTGCAGGCGGGCACCCAGTGGACGCCGGGTTTCGACTTCGATGACAACACCCATTATTACTGGCGCGCGAGTGCGGAAGACGGCAATGGTGGCGTTAGCGACTGGACTGACGTCAATACGTTCGCGGTCAACGAAAACGGCATTAATGATGCGCCGACCATTTCCCTGGTCCTGCCAGACAGTGAAATCACATTGGCTGAGCCGGAAATCCTCATTCAGTGGCAGGACGCAGACCCGGATAGTAGCGCGAGTGTATCTATTTACTACCTCTACGAAGGTAGCGGACGCACCCTGATCGCAGAGGATATCGCCGAAGACGCAGATGGTGCCGGAGACCAGTATCTCTGGGATGCATCCGGCCTGTTGCCCGGCAATTACAGCCTGCAGCTGGAAATTACCGATGGCGAAAGCACGGTGGTGGCCGACGGCTGCTGCAATATCGTGGTGCCGTCACAGACCAAACGCATTACTGCGACGCCGACAACCGACCTCCTGACCGATGAGGCGGGCACGGTAATCGCAGCGGTAGACGTGGTGCTGGACCAGCCGCTGCAGGCTGGCACCAGCCTGACTCTGAATGTGTCGGTATCTGACACCAGTGAAGCCCGCCTTTTAGGTGAGAACTATCTGCAGTTTACCGCGGACAACTGGAACACTCCGCAGACCGTTCAGTTGCAAGGTGTCGATGATTGTGAAGTGGATGGCAACCGCCCGTTTAACCTGGTTTTTCAGCCGGCTCAGAGTGATGACTCTGCTTATAGCGGATACCTGCTGGATAGCATTGAGTTGGTCAATGCGGATAGTGAAGTGGCCGGACAGACGCTGTTTATCTGTCAATACGCCCTGGAACAGGATGTGCCTGTAGCCGGGGGAACAGACGTGGATTCACATTATCTGGTGACCTTGAATAACACCGGAGTGGGCCTGGTAGATGCCAGTGCGACACTCACACTGCTGCCTTCACCGGACCTGAACTATTCGGCGAGTGTTATCAGCGGTGGTACGCAGGCCTTCGCGAACATTGCTGCCGGTGCGAGCGCGCAGGGTAATGAGGCTCTGGTAATCCGCCATCCGGCTTCTCAGACGGTGGATTTTGCAAAATTCGCCTGGAGCATTCAGTCGGGTGATTCCCTTACCAATGTCGAGGGCGATAGCGGTCACAATACCCTGCAGGGCACAGAAGGTGCCGATACCATCGACGGTAAGTCCGGCAACGATACGATCTTCGGCGGCGATGGCGACGACGTCATTATTGGCGGCGCCGGTACCGATAAGCTGTACGGTGAGGCCGGTAACGATACCTTTGTTATCGAAGGTAATGATGGGCATGCCGATCGTATCGAGGGTGGTGATGGCTTTGACCAGATTGTTGGTGGCGGCGGTGACGACGCCATTCGCCTGAGTGTATTCAGTGGTGCCGCCACAGTGGAGCGTATCGACGGCAGTACGGGTTTCAATGCCATCTACGGCACCAGTGCACACAACACGCTGGACTTCTCCAATACCGAACTGGTCAATATTGATTTTATCGACGGCCTCGCTGGTAACGACACCATTTACGGTAGCTCTTCTAATGACAAGATCATCGGCAATACCGGAAGTGACAAGCTTTACGGCAATGCGGGTGACGATATCTTTATTATTGAGGGGAATGATTCGGGATACGACCGGGTTGAGGGGGGCACTGGTTTTGACCAGGTGATCGGTAGTGACGGAGATGACTGGTTCCGCTTCAGTGTTTTCAGCGGTAACGCCCGCGTCGAGGCGATTGATGGCGGCGCCGGTGTTAACCAGATCCTCGCCAATAGCGCCAATAACACGCTGGATTTTCGTGACATCAGCCTGATCAATATTTCACGTATTGATGGTGCGGCAGGCAACGATACGATCTACGGCTCCAGTACTGCGGACACCATTATCGGCGGTATGGGTAGCGACAAGCTCTATGGTGAGGGTGGGGATGATCGATTCCTGCTCACTCCGGGAGACACAGGATTTGAGCGGTACGATGGCGGTGCAGGTGACGACTGGATTTTGGGTACGACTGCCGACGACACTATCCGGTTGAGTGTGTTCAGTGGTAATGCACGCGTGGAAGTGATCGATGGTGGCGGCGGCATGAACCGAATCCTGGCGAACAGTGCTAACAACACCCTGGATTTCTCAGAAACCCAGCTTGTGTCCATCGACTCCATTGATGCCGGTAAAGGGAATGATACCGTTAAAGGCTCTGAATCCGCTGACATCATTATTGGTGGAGAGGGTTCGGACCTGATTTATGGTAATGGCGGGGCAGATACCTTCCACGTAACAGAGGGCGATACTGGCTTCGACCATTATCAAGGCGGCGAGGGCATCGATCGCCTGCTCGGTACCGATGGCGATGATGAAATTCGTCTCAGTGTCTTTAGCGGCAATGGTCGCGTAGAAATTATTGATGGCGGTTCTGGCACCAATCGAATAGTTGCGTCGACAGCTAATAACACCTTTGATTTCAGTGAGACTCAACTGCTCAATATCGCTGAGATTGATATGGGGGCTGGTAACGATACGGTTTACGGTACAGATGGCGCTGACAGAATTATTGGTGGTATTGGGTCCGACAAGCTCTACGGCAATGATGGGGACGATGTGTTCGTAGCCACTGCTGGTGATTCCGGATATGACCGCTACGAAGGTGGCGATGGGTTTGACACCTTACTGGCTACGGCAGATGACGATGTACTGAGGCTCTCTGCGTTCAGCGGCAATGCGCGAGTTGAGAGAATTGATGGCGGTGCGGGGAGTAATACCCTCCGGGCAAACAGTGCCAATAACACCCTGGATTTCCGCGGCACAGAGCTGGTAAGTATTGCGCTGATTGATGCTGCTGCTGGCAATGACACCATCTACGGCACTGACCTGGCGGATGTCATCGAGGGCGGAGTAGGTAGTGACAACGTATACGGCGAAGCAGGGGATGATCTGTTCCTTCTTACCGAAGGCGATACCGGTTTCGATAGCTACCGTGGCGGCACTGGCATCGATTCCTTGCGGGGAACACCCGGCGACGACATATTCCGCTTCAGCGCATTTGCCGGAGAGGCATCCGTTGAGATCGTGGATGGTAATGGTGGAACCGACATCATTCTCGCGACCTCGGCCAATAACACGCTGGATTTCTCCAGCACTCAGTTGATCGGTATCAGCTCTATCGATGCTGGTGCGGGCAATGACACCGTTTACGGTAGCAGTGCAGCTGACACCATTATTGGCGGGCTAGGTAGTGACTATCTAGACGGCGGTAGCGGGGACGATACGTTCCTGTTTACAGAGGGCGATACCGGAAGTGATCGCTATAGCGGAGGTGAAGGTTTTGACCAACTGCTGGGTACAGACGGTGATGATGACATGCTGTTCAGTGCATTTAGCGGCGCAGCGACCGTTGAACGCATCGACGGGAAGTTGGGTGTAAACCGAATCCTGTCCAACAGTGCCAATAACACACTGGACTTCTCCAGTGCCGAAATTCTGAATATATCCGAGATAGATGCCGGCGCAGGGAATGACACCGTAAAAGGTACATCGGGTAATGATGTGATTGTTGGCGGTACAGGTAGCGATCAACTGTATGGCAATGCTGGCGACGATATCTTTATTCACACCGCCGGAGACACGAGTTACGACCGCTATGAAGGTGGAGAGGGTAATGACACCCTGCAGGGTACTGATGGAGACGATGATTTCCGGCTCAGTGCTTTCTCCGGTAATGCGACCGTTGAAGTCATTGATGGTAAAGACGGAAGCAACCGTATTGTGGGCAGCAGCGCAAACAATACCTTCGATTTCCGTAACACCTCGTTGGTAAATATCTCCCTGATTGCTACCCAGTCTGGTAACGATACCGTTTACGGAACTGGGGTAAGCGACACAATCGAGGGCGGTCTGGGGAGCGACAATCTCTATGGTGAGGGAGGCGACGATATATTCCTGATTACAGCGGGAGATACCGGGTACGATCGCTATGCAGGTGGTGACGGTATAGATGAAGTGCTTGGCACCACTGGTAGTGATCTCATTCGGTTGGCCGCCTACGCAGGTGCCAGTACCGTCGAGAGAATCAATGGCAATGGTGGTCAGGACATTATTCAAGGCACGACGGGGAACAACACCTTGGACTTCTCTACCACAGAGCTCCTGGGTATCGCCGAAATTGATGCGGCTAAAGGCAATGATACGGTATTAGGGTCTCCTGGCGACGACACCATTCGCGGTGGTGAAGGCACTGATACGTTGTACGGAAATGCCGGTGCGGATATCTATATCTTTGCCCGTGGAGACGGTGCCGATTCTATCCGCGACTCCGGATCAAGTGAGGGCGACACCCTATACCTCGAGGGCGCCATCACGCCTGAGGATGTCTGGATCGTTAGAAATGGTTCTCACCTTGATATCTATCTTCTCGCCGGGCCAGAGACAATAAAAATCGTTAACTGGCAATCGCTCGATAATCGAATTGAAGCGATTTCAACCGAATCTGGTGCGCTTCTGCCATTCGATAAGATAGATGCTCTTGCCAATACCCTGATGTCTATCGGCATTCCAGTGGCGGGTGTGATCAATCTTGATGCAGAGCAGCAGGCTCAGGTCGCTGAGGCAATTCAGCTTGCATGGCAGTAG